A genomic region of Anopheles coustani chromosome 3, idAnoCousDA_361_x.2, whole genome shotgun sequence contains the following coding sequences:
- the LOC131261316 gene encoding ankyrin repeat, SAM and basic leucine zipper domain-containing protein 1, which yields MMFRPAGYDDSEEDEFDEYGYISDFKPKKINWMTEIQQTTTEDYDALLYDAIMDDNLDETKRVLQLAGDLRAGACLRQGWPALFYACYETKFAIVQYLLAAGIDVQRSYNLQTALMVACSSPKPTEQVYSIVRLLLENGAIVGVLDRYGWSPLMFACKEGHLEVVKEIIGESSLLSVDNEGNTALFHAVKNNRLEIVKVLLRAGAPTNIVNREGFTPRQCAVTANYMDIADLLPAEEDCYELPAKYMTYKNYRDFIHGETEQDHPEYSPEIGIMLFGMHSENNIRFVAQANMNLFELLTVTDERLQEIGIKYPIERKRILLGLYDFHRQPWSKNSLWTSSNSDALDCYDVQESLGNMLRQLTVIHGSVLYTKSLTSGYDPEVFAKVLQKSKLLGKLEELRTSIGLLQNQLTEIHKLSSPKPVLHITKQDTKHSISYKALSIGACVFVGSIAICIRLRYKLQS from the exons ATGATGTTTCGTCCGGCAGGATACGATGATTCGGAGGAAGATGAATTTGACGAATATGGTTACATCTCGGATTTTAAACCAAAG AAAATCAACTGGATGACCGAGATACAACAAACGACTACTGAAGATTACGATGCTTTGCTGTACGATGCCATCATGGATGATAACCTAGACGAAACGAAACGCGTCTTACAGCTAGCCGGGGATCTACGTGCCGGTGCGTGTCTTCGTCAGGGCTGGCCAGCTTTATTTTATGCATGTTACGAGACAAAATTTGCTATCGTGCAGTACCTCTTGGCGGCAGGAATCGACGTCCAGCGTTCCTATAACCTACAAACAGCGCTAATGGTAGCGTGCAGCTCCCCGAAACCCACCGAACAAGTGTATTCAATCGTGCGTCTGTTACTGGAAAATGGTGCCATCGTTGGCGTTTTGGATCGGTATGGATGGTCACCGTTGATGTTCGCCTGCAAGGAAGGTCATTTGGAAGTGGTAAAAGAAATTATAGGAGAATCTTCTCTTCTTTCGGTGGACAATGAAGGAAATACG GCACTTTTTCATGCAGTAAAAAACAATCGCTTGGAAATCGTTAAAGTTCTTCTTCGGGCTGGCGCACCGACAAACATCGTCAACCGGGAAGGTTTTACCCCGAGACAATGTGCCGTAACGGCAAATTACATGGACATAGCGGATCTGCTGCCAGCAGAGGAGGATTGTTACGAACTACCCGCAAAGTACATGACCTATAAAAATTATCGGGATTTCATTCACGGCGAGACGGAGCAGGACCACCCCGAATATTCCCCAGAGATAGGAATTATGCTGTTTGGCATGCACAGTGAAAATAATATCCGTTTTGTTGCTCAGGCAAATATGAATCTGTTCGAGCTGCTCACCGTCACGGACGAACGTTTGCAAGAGATAGGCATAAAGTACCCTATAGAGCGTAAGAGAATTCTTCTTGGTCTCTACGACTTTCATCGCCAACCATGGTCAAAAAATAGCCTGTGGACTTCGTCGAATTCGGACGCTCTCGA TTGTTACGATGTGCAAGAATCTCTAGGAAATATGTTGAGGCAGCTGACAGTAATCCATGGATCAGTGTTGTACACCAAAAGTCTCACATCTGGATACGATCCGGAAGTGTTCGCAAAAGTGTTGCAAAAATCTAAACTGCTGGGCAAGTTGGAGGAATTACGAACGTCGATAGGATTGTTGCAAAACCAACTGACTGAGATTCACAAACTGTCCTCTCCCAAACCGGTACTGCATATTACGAAGCAGGACACAAAACATAGTATTTCGTACAAAGCCCTTAGTATTGGTGCCTGTGTATTCGTTGGCTCGATAGCAATATGCATAAGACTACGGTATAAGTTACAAAGCTGA
- the LOC131264075 gene encoding sodium- and chloride-dependent glycine transporter 2-like — MADGTDGEDCTTKLTVDVWLKRVERRRQLAYPNDCDSYSEHQMNDEVHAKRGSWTGRYDFLLSLLGYSVGLGNVWRFPYLCYSNGGGAFLIPFVVMLIIAGLPLMFMELSLAQYAGLGPAVIFKRLAPLSEGLGYGMILIAGMVMLYYNVIIAWTVFYMAVSFEDPLPWRGCQQEWASPNCFSYEEEDECIATNRAYYMAKCVTFEQVRMLNTTLRTPRKPPAEEFFRNYFLQLSSGIEVTGGINQRLAVCLLVAWIIVFLCLSRGVKSSGKVVYFTALFPYVVLTMLFVRGLTLPGAYDGIMYYLRPDWDKLRTAQIWGDAAVQIFFALSPAWGGLLTLASYNRFDNNCYRDALLVAICNILTSFFAGFVIFAIIGFLAHELDTSVSSVIDQGAGLAFVVFPELVGKLEMPRLWSVLFFFMLLTLGLDSQFTLMETVVTGVLDTFPTLRQRKLVVVSCVSIVGYLGGLIFVTKSGMYWFQLFDKYAANWSVLLIAIAECMLIGWVYGAERFICNIEQMMGKRSVLFRRFWITIWKYITPATLLFILCFNWVQYSPVTYGRYIYPDWADAIGWIIALAPFGIVIFVAIVRLQSSPDKISRQKILKLLQPSPEWKPSEPRLAAERAYENSGGVEL; from the exons ATGGCCGATGGGACGGATGGTGAA GACTGCACCACGAAGCTTACCGTCGATGTGTGGCTGAAGCGAGTAGAACGTCGAAGACAGTTAGCCTATCCGAACGATTGCGATTCCTACAGTGAACACCAGATGAACGATGAAGTGCACGCCAAACGAGGCTCCTGGACCGGGCGTTACGACTTCTTGCTATCGCTGTTGGGATATTCGGTGGGGCTCGGGAATGTCTGGCGTTTTCCCTACCTGTGCTACAGCAATGGAGGAG GTGCGTTTCTCATACCGTTCGTTGTGATGCTGATCATTGCCGGTCTTCCGCTGATGTTCATGGAGCTCTCGTTGGCGCAGTATGCGGGGTTAGGTCCGGCGGTAATCTTCAAACGACTTGCTCCGCTATCGGAGGGGCTCGGGTACGGGATGATACTGATCGCCGGCATGGTGATGCTGTACTACAACGTGATAATCGCCTGGACGGTCTTCTATATGGCCGTGTCGTTCGAAGACCCATTGCCATGGCGTGGTTGTCAGCAGGAATGGGCCTCACCGAACTGTTTCTCCtatgaggaggaggatgagtgCATTGCAACTAACCGAGCGTACTATATGGCAAAGTGTGTTACGTTCGAACAGGTTCGTATGCTCAACACAACACTCAGAACTCCACGCAAACCGCCGGCAGAGGAGTTTTTCAG AAACTACTTCCTCCAACTTTCTTCCGGCATCGAAGTCACCGGCGGCATCAACCAACGCCTAGCCGTGTGCCTGCTAGTTGCATGGATTATCGTGTTCCTCTGTCTATCGCGGGGTGTCAAGAGTTCCGGTAAGGTCGTCTACTTTACTGCCCTCTTCCCGTACGTGGTCCTGACGATGCTGTTTGTACGTGGCCTCACGTTACCCGGTGCGTACGATGGTATCATGTACTACCTGCGGCCAGACTGGGACAAACTGCGTACAGCTCAGATCTGGGGTGACGCAGCGGTTCAGATTTTCTTCGCCCTTAGCCCAGCTTGGGGCGGTCTGCTGACGTTGGCATCGTATAATCGTTTCGATAACAACTGCTACCGGGACGCACTGCTGGTAGCCATCTGCAACATTCTCACGTCCTTCTTCGCCGGATTCGTTATCTTCGCCATCATTGGTTTCCTGGCCCACGAACTGGACACAAGTGTGTCGAGTGTTATCGACCAGGGTGCCGGTCTAGCGTTCGTGGTATTTCCCGAACTCGTTGGGAAATTGGAGATGCCGCGGCTATGGTCGGTGCTATTTTTCTTCATGCTGCTTACACTTGGTCTGGATTCGCAGTTCACCTTGATGGAAACGGTCGTTACGGGCGTGCTGGATACTTTCCCTACGCTGCGCCAGAGAAAGCTAGTAGTCGTATCCTGTGTCAGCATAGTCGGCTACCTTGGGGGATTGATATTTGTGACCAAA AGTGGAATGTACTGGTTTCAACTGTTCGATAAGTACGCCGCCAACTGGTCTGTCCTGTTGATCGCTATCGCGGAGTGCATGCTGATCGGTTGGGTCTACGGCGCAGAACGGTTCATCTGCAACATCGAGCAAATGATGGGAAAACGGTCGGTTCTATTCCGACGCTTTTGGATAACGATTTGGAAGTACATTACCCCGGCAACACTGTTG TTTATCCTGTGTTTCAACTGGGTGCAGTACTCGCCGGTCACGTACGGTCGATACATCTATCCGGACTGGGCGGACGCCATCGGATGGATTATTGCACTGGCTCCGTTCGGGATCGTAATTTTCGTAGCAATCGTGCGACTCCAAAGTAGTCCCGATAAAATATCGCGACAG AAAATACTGAAGCTACTGCAACCGTCGCCGGAATGGAAACCATCGGAACCCCGATTGGCAGCCGAAAGGGCGTATGAGAATAGTGGAGGTGTTGAGCTTTGA
- the LOC131261317 gene encoding exosome complex exonuclease RRP42: MANILLSEAEKTYILHGVQKNYRNDARTNRDYRPMELETDIVVHASGSARLRLANTDILVGVKAEIDTPHPDRPNEGKIDFFIDCSANATPQFEGRGGEQLATEIANTLAKAYESQKAFDLSSLCIMAKHQCWKLYVDVLVLECGGNLFDAVSLAVKGALYNTRIPRVSTAMLDGGSMDLILTDDPYDCERLDVSTAPLLVTVCKIGDQCVVDPSAEEEECSAVSVVVGVTNRPDGKRCVSTVRTSGEGSIHMDTLKKCFDLAISAGSSLDKALISALKDDETRNTQGLGKRKIYGFLK; encoded by the exons ATGGCAAATATTCTTCTTAGTGAGGCCGAAAAAACTTACATTCTCCATGGCGTACAG aaaaattacAGAAACGATGCAAGAACGAATCGAGACTATCGCCCCATGGAGCTAGAAACGGACATTGTTGTTCATGCGTCCGGCTCGGCTCGTTTGCGACTGGCCAACACAGACATTTTGGTTGGCGTGAAAGCCGAAATTGACACACCGCATCCAGATCGtccgaacgaaggaaaaattgaCTTCTTCATAGACTGCTCGGCGAACGCAACACCCCAGTTCGAAGGACGAGGCGGAGAACAGCTGGCAACGGAAATTGCCAACACCCTCGCTAAAGCCTACGAGTCCCAGAAAGCGTTCGATCTTTCTAGTCTCTGTATTATGGCCAAGCATCAGTGCTGGAAGTTGTACGTGGACGTACTGGTACTGGAATGCGGTGGCAATCTTTTCGATGCCGTATCGCTAGCGGTAAAGGGTGCCCTGTACAACACGAGGATCCCTCGAGTGTCGACGGCCATGTTGGACGGTGGCTCGATGGATTTGATACTTACCGACGATCCGTACGATTGTGAGCGGCTTGATGTTTCTACTGCGCCACTTTTGGTAACGGTTTGCAAGATTGGCGACCAGTGCGTTGTGGATCCGTCCGCTGAGGAAGAAGAATGCAGTGCAGTCAGTGTAGTGGTAGGCGTCACCAACCGTCCGGATGGAAAGCGATGCGTCTCTACAGTGCGGACGTCCGGAGAAGGCTCAATTCACATGGATACGctgaaaaagtgcttcgatctGGCAATTAGTGCCGGTTCCTCGCTTGACAAAGCGCTGATAAGTGCTTTGAAAGACGACGAGACAAGAAATACCCAGGGGCTTGGCAAGCGTAAAATTTAtggatttttgaaataa
- the LOC131264085 gene encoding meiotic recombination protein SPO11 — protein sequence MCEFVMSSSGSDESIAFSTFEDALSDWSPLQNIPIESPKWSRSILDLFEDCSGADSNSCVQIGEPQDPEQNNSIPNNDGIAISTTALEALYERYVLSDTPDANEESCSSSLSDSSTFCLEEAMVEPSMPAEAVGDELPNLCVLEKATCIEDLKACSSTVSNCDHKEKDNKCIDNDSSFKKGEKDCLESTPFVENVSETQHSSKSNTQTSDKWNVEQYTPSQLSDSLMDSGFDDIEDMLDASQASEVPERHRQLQDRIVDLLHQIEQTISEGVPLSVRKKPTWQSCSMESGILQSNSLSQGDKIIKPIDCRRLQLMVRLLASIYQLLATRTSCTKRELYYLHLDLAQSPCYTYAALDDVCALLDADAWELNVFNTSKGLVSGPLLIKLACGRTVDCNARWGTSVPLDVGSVVELQLSAALVLVVEKDTVFKRLLEDGIMEKFCNRLLLITGKGYPDISTRLLLKKISICTNVPICGLMDADPHGIEIFCVYKFGSLAMAYQQQSLAVPIMRWIGLFPSDIELLGLRGVPLRENELKKIEHIVKRPYTEGIFERELLFLRQLATKAEIESLYHIASDFMTTVYLPQKFKELRLNV from the exons ATGTGTGAA TTTGTTATGTCAAGCAGCGGTAGTGACGAAAGCATTGCTTTTTCGACCTTTGAAGATGCATTGTCCGACTGGTCTCCGTTGCAAAATATACCAATCGAATCCCCCAAGTGGAGCCGAAGTATTTTGGATCTGTTTGAAGACTGCAGTGGAGCCGATAGCAACTCGTGCGTTCAAATTGGCGAACCGCAAGACCCTGAGCAGAATAATTCAATACCGAACAACGATGGTATTGCAATTTCCACAACCGCACTAGAGGCACTGTATGAGCGATACGTTTTATCTGACACTCCTGATGCTAATGAAGAATCTTGTTCGAGCAGCCTTAGTGACTCCAGTACGTTTTGTCTTGAAGAAGCAATGGTGGAACCAAGCATGCCAGCTGAGGCAGTTGGTGATGAGCTACCAAATCTTTGCGTCCTTGAAAAAGCTACGTGTATTGAAGATTTGAAAGCTTGTTCATCAACTGTATCGAATTGTGATCATAAGGAAAAGGACAATAAATGCATTGACAACGACTCAAGTTTTAAAAAGGGTGAGAAGGATTGCTTGGAATCTACGCCGTTTGTGGAGAATGTAAGTGAAACTCAACATTCCTCCAAAAGCAATACACAAACATCTGATAAGTGGAACGTAGAACAGTATACTCCCAGCCAATTGAGCGATAGCTTGATGGATTCCGGTTTCGATGATATCGAGGATATGTTGGATGCTTCGCAGGCGAGTGAGGTGCCAGAACGGCACCGACAGCTACAAGATAGGATAGTCGATCTTTTGCACCAAATCGAACAAACAATTAGCGAAGGTGTTCCACTATCTGTACGAAAGAAACCAACCTGGCAGAGCTGCTCGATGGAGAGCGGAAT TTTACAGTCGAACAGTCTTTCGCAAGGGgataaaattatcaaaccTATCGACTGTCGGCGGTTACAGCTTATGGTGCGCCTGCTAGCTTCCATCTATCAGCTCCTTGCGACCAGGACTAGCTGCACAAAACGCGAACTCTACTACCTCCACCTGGACCTTGCCCAGTCTCCGTGCTACACCTACGCGGCGCTCGATGATGTTTGCGCCTTGCTGGACGCAGACGCATGGGAATTGAATGTGTTCAACACCTCCAAGGGATTGGTTTCTGGTCCGCTGCTGATCAAACTGGCCTGTGGACGGACGGTCGATTGCAACGCTCGCTGGGGAACATCGGTCCCGCTTGATGTGGGCAGCGTCGTGGAGCTGCAGCTATCCGCCGCACTTGTGCTTGTCGTGGAGAAAGATACCGTCTTCAAACGACTCCTTGAAGATGGTATAATGGAAAAATTCTGTAACCGATTGCTTCTGATAACG GGCAAAGGATATCCGGATATTTCGACGCGACTACTCTTGAAGAAAATATCCATTTGCACCAATGTGCCCATTTGCGGCCTAATGGATGCCGATCCACACggcattgaaatattttgcgTGTACAAATTTGGTTCACTG GCCATGGCGTATCAACAACAGTCCTTAGCCGTCCCGATCATGCGCTGGATTGGGCTGTTCCCCTCCGATATAGAGCTGTTGGGACTTCGAGGTGTGCCGCTGCGTGAAAACGAGCTGAAAAAAATTGAGCACATCGTTAAACGACCCTACACGGAAGGAATCTTCGAACGTGAGCTGTTGTTCCTGCGACAGCTTGCTACCAAGGCAGAGATCGAAAGTTTGTACCATATCGCATCGGACTTTATGACAACGGTCTATTTGCCACAAAAATTTAAGGAGCTACGGTTGAACGTGTAA